One window of the Azospirillum sp. TSH58 genome contains the following:
- a CDS encoding CoA ester lyase: MPNNPQATATAPESPVRRSYLFVPGARPDRFAKALGAGADAVIIDLEDAVAPGDKDSARTAVCAFLRERADAGGPAIFVRTNSVRGRTGLLDILALTDPADGAAPRWAGILLPKVDGAEDVRLAAGLLDERGLPGALGALIESADGLENVMAIAAASPRLSFLMFGGGDLSAELRVPLAWEPLVQARTRIVHAAARFGLDALDMPWIALDDEEGYRQELARSVLHGFTARSAIHPRQIAAIHDAYTPSPEAVIHAGRVLAAFEAAGGGVCVLDGKLVERPLVLGSHRILALARRAGML; this comes from the coding sequence ATGCCCAACAATCCGCAAGCCACCGCAACGGCGCCGGAATCGCCGGTCCGCCGCTCCTACCTGTTCGTTCCCGGCGCCCGGCCGGACCGTTTCGCCAAGGCCCTGGGGGCCGGCGCCGACGCGGTCATCATCGACCTGGAGGACGCGGTGGCCCCCGGCGACAAGGACAGCGCCCGCACCGCCGTCTGCGCCTTCCTGCGGGAGCGCGCCGACGCGGGCGGCCCGGCGATTTTCGTTCGAACCAATTCGGTGCGCGGCCGCACCGGCCTGCTCGACATCCTCGCTTTGACCGACCCGGCGGACGGCGCGGCGCCGCGCTGGGCGGGCATCCTGCTGCCGAAGGTGGACGGGGCCGAGGACGTCCGGCTGGCCGCCGGGCTTCTCGACGAGCGCGGCCTGCCCGGCGCCCTCGGCGCGCTGATCGAGAGCGCCGACGGGCTGGAGAACGTCATGGCGATCGCCGCGGCCTCCCCCCGCCTGTCCTTCCTGATGTTCGGCGGGGGCGACCTGTCGGCGGAGCTGCGCGTGCCGCTGGCCTGGGAGCCGCTGGTGCAGGCCCGCACCCGGATCGTCCACGCCGCCGCCCGCTTCGGGCTGGACGCGCTGGACATGCCGTGGATCGCGCTGGACGACGAGGAGGGCTACCGCCAGGAGTTGGCGCGCAGCGTCCTGCACGGCTTCACCGCGCGCTCGGCCATCCACCCCAGGCAGATCGCCGCCATCCACGACGCCTACACCCCCTCGCCGGAGGCGGTCATCCACGCCGGGCGGGTCCTGGCCGCCTTCGAGGCGGCGGGCGGCGGGGTCTGCGTGCTGGACGGCAAGCTGGTCGAGCGGCCCCTGGTGCTGGGGTCCCATCGAATCCTGGCATTGGCCCGGCGGGCCGG
- a CDS encoding MaoC family dehydratase: MPDVQEPRTIVADLGRYLEDFTVGDVYEHRPGRTITEADNIQFSLLTMNRHPMHCDHAFAEKSEFGKPLVNSGLTLAMVLGMTVDDVSYKSVANLGWKEIKLVAPVFPGDTIYARSKVLDVRESKKRPTQGIVTTYTEGYKADGTVFLTFERASLVPKRGHGIGD; the protein is encoded by the coding sequence ATGCCCGATGTTCAGGAACCGCGGACCATCGTCGCCGACCTCGGCCGCTACCTTGAGGATTTCACCGTCGGCGATGTCTACGAACACCGCCCCGGCCGGACCATCACCGAAGCGGACAACATCCAGTTCAGCCTGCTGACGATGAACCGCCACCCCATGCACTGCGACCACGCCTTCGCCGAGAAGTCGGAGTTCGGCAAGCCGCTGGTCAACAGCGGCCTGACCCTGGCCATGGTGCTGGGCATGACGGTGGACGACGTCTCCTACAAGTCCGTCGCCAACCTCGGCTGGAAGGAGATCAAGCTGGTCGCCCCGGTCTTCCCCGGCGACACGATCTACGCGCGCTCCAAGGTGCTGGACGTGCGCGAATCCAAGAAGCGCCCGACCCAGGGCATCGTGACCACCTACACCGAGGGCTACAAGGCCGACGGCACGGTCTTCCTGACCTTCGAACGGGCCAGTCTGGTGCCCAAGCGGGGCCACGGCATCGGCGACTGA
- a CDS encoding MmgE/PrpD family protein: MPATDPTTESIAATLAAFVADTPDDAIPAEVRTRAPHHMLDAVGIALASTRYDFAHKTLTALRGLAGEGPVPVIGMPASLPARDAATVNGLLCHGLDYDDTHIGGVIHPTASVLPAVLSAAAMTGADGRSVVSAYVLGVEVAARLGAVARGGFHQVGFHPTGMIGVFGCALAAGRLLGLTRAQLAAAQGIALSMASGSLEFLEDGAWNKRLHPGWAAAAGITAAALAREGFTGVTRPYEGRFGLFNAYLGKEAGRADLGIATAGLGGTWELMATAIKPYPACHFTHACVDAALELRRDGLDLARIRRIEALVPEQVVKTVCEPEANKKRPSNSYDAQFSVPFLVAAALVRGRLTLAELENDALGDAAILDIASKVSYRHDPDSPFPKAYSGELVITLDDGRELRHREHINRGAADRPLSNAEIVDKYRGNAAMAVHDTAAARIADAVLGLDASPRAADSLSVLSPSVR; this comes from the coding sequence ATGCCCGCCACCGATCCGACCACGGAATCCATCGCCGCCACGCTGGCGGCCTTCGTCGCCGACACCCCCGACGACGCCATCCCGGCGGAGGTCCGCACCCGCGCGCCGCATCACATGCTGGACGCCGTGGGCATCGCGCTCGCCTCGACCCGCTACGACTTCGCCCACAAGACGCTGACCGCCCTGCGCGGGCTGGCGGGGGAGGGGCCGGTGCCGGTGATCGGCATGCCCGCCTCGCTGCCCGCCCGCGACGCGGCGACGGTCAACGGGCTGCTCTGCCACGGCCTCGACTACGACGACACCCATATCGGCGGCGTCATCCACCCGACCGCCAGCGTGCTGCCCGCCGTCCTGTCGGCGGCGGCGATGACCGGGGCGGACGGCCGGTCCGTGGTCAGCGCCTATGTGCTGGGCGTCGAGGTGGCGGCCCGGCTCGGCGCGGTGGCGCGCGGCGGCTTCCATCAGGTGGGCTTCCACCCGACGGGCATGATCGGCGTGTTCGGCTGCGCGCTGGCCGCCGGCCGGCTGCTCGGCCTGACCCGCGCGCAGCTCGCCGCCGCCCAGGGCATCGCCCTGTCGATGGCGAGCGGCAGCCTGGAGTTCCTGGAGGACGGCGCCTGGAACAAGCGCCTGCATCCCGGCTGGGCGGCGGCGGCGGGCATCACCGCGGCGGCGCTGGCCCGCGAGGGCTTCACCGGCGTCACCCGCCCCTATGAGGGCCGTTTCGGCCTGTTCAACGCCTATCTCGGCAAGGAGGCCGGGCGCGCCGATCTGGGCATCGCCACCGCCGGCCTCGGCGGGACGTGGGAGCTGATGGCGACGGCGATCAAGCCCTATCCGGCCTGCCACTTCACCCACGCCTGCGTGGACGCCGCCCTGGAGCTGCGCCGCGACGGCCTCGACCTCGCGCGCATCCGCCGCATCGAGGCGCTGGTGCCCGAGCAGGTGGTCAAGACCGTTTGCGAGCCGGAGGCCAACAAGAAGCGGCCGTCCAACTCCTACGACGCGCAGTTCAGCGTGCCCTTCCTGGTCGCCGCCGCCCTGGTGCGCGGGCGCCTGACCCTGGCGGAGCTGGAGAACGACGCGCTGGGCGACGCGGCGATCCTCGACATCGCGTCGAAGGTGTCCTACCGCCACGACCCGGACTCGCCCTTCCCCAAGGCCTATTCGGGCGAGCTGGTCATCACGCTCGACGACGGGCGGGAGCTGCGCCACCGCGAGCACATCAACCGCGGCGCCGCCGACCGCCCGCTGTCCAACGCCGAGATCGTCGACAAGTACCGCGGCAACGCCGCCATGGCCGTGCACGACACCGCCGCGGCGCGCATCGCCGACGCCGTCCTCGGCCTCGACGCCAGCCCGCGCGCGGCGGACTCGCTGTCCGTCCTGTCGCCGTCCGTCCGCTGA
- a CDS encoding acyl-CoA dehydrogenase family protein, whose protein sequence is MSDTTTSMTDAERDEQERLILDSVDRFLDRHVRPVALKLEHDDAYPDEIVERMKELGLFGATIPEEYGGLGLRPSTYAKMIERISSVWMSLSGIINSHLIMAFIVTKTGTEEQKAAFLPRFATGELRGGLALTEPDCGTDLQAIRTVAKRDGDDYVINGSKTWITNGIQGSCFALLVKTDPTAQPRHKGMTMFLAEKGPGFKVSRKLEKLGYKGIDSAELVFEDYRVPADRLIGGVEGRGMACAISGLELGRVNVAARGVGVAQAALDESVKYSQQRKTFGKPIHEHQAVAMKLADMATRVSAARLLVQQAAKALDRGERCDYEAGMAKLFASEAAVENSLDAMRIHGGYGYSKEFVVERLYRDAPLLCIGEGTNEIQRIIIAKRLIEQNPV, encoded by the coding sequence ATGAGCGACACCACCACCAGCATGACCGACGCGGAACGCGACGAGCAGGAGCGCCTGATCCTCGACAGCGTGGACCGCTTCCTCGACCGCCACGTCCGGCCGGTCGCCCTGAAGCTGGAGCATGACGACGCCTACCCCGACGAGATCGTCGAGCGGATGAAGGAACTGGGCCTCTTCGGGGCGACGATCCCCGAGGAGTATGGCGGGCTGGGCCTGCGCCCCTCGACCTACGCCAAGATGATCGAGCGCATCTCGTCGGTGTGGATGTCGCTGTCCGGCATCATCAACTCGCACCTGATCATGGCCTTCATCGTCACCAAGACGGGGACGGAGGAGCAGAAGGCCGCCTTCCTGCCGCGCTTCGCCACCGGCGAGCTGCGCGGCGGCCTCGCCCTGACCGAGCCGGACTGCGGCACCGACCTCCAGGCCATCCGCACGGTGGCCAAGCGCGACGGCGACGATTACGTCATCAACGGCTCGAAGACCTGGATCACCAACGGCATCCAGGGGAGCTGCTTCGCCCTGCTGGTCAAGACCGACCCGACGGCGCAGCCCCGCCACAAGGGCATGACGATGTTCCTGGCCGAGAAGGGGCCGGGCTTCAAGGTCAGCCGCAAGCTGGAGAAGCTGGGCTACAAGGGCATCGATTCCGCCGAGCTGGTCTTCGAGGACTACCGCGTCCCGGCCGACCGGCTGATCGGCGGGGTCGAGGGCCGCGGCATGGCCTGCGCCATCTCCGGCCTGGAGCTTGGCCGCGTCAACGTGGCGGCGCGCGGCGTCGGCGTCGCCCAGGCGGCGCTCGACGAATCCGTGAAGTACAGCCAGCAGCGCAAGACCTTCGGCAAGCCGATCCACGAGCATCAGGCCGTGGCGATGAAGCTGGCCGACATGGCGACGCGCGTCTCCGCCGCGCGGCTCCTCGTGCAGCAGGCGGCCAAGGCGCTCGACCGCGGCGAGCGCTGCGACTACGAGGCCGGGATGGCCAAGCTCTTCGCCTCCGAAGCGGCGGTGGAGAACTCCCTGGACGCCATGCGCATCCACGGCGGCTACGGCTACTCCAAGGAGTTCGTGGTCGAGCGGCTCTACCGCGACGCCCCGCTGCTGTGCATCGGCGAGGGCACCAACGAGATCCAGCGCATCATCATCGCCAAGCGGCTGATCGAGCAGAATCCGGTGTGA
- a CDS encoding CaiB/BaiF CoA-transferase family protein, whose protein sequence is MLPLEGVTVIAVEQYGAGPFGTMLLADLGAEVIKVENPAEGGEVGRHVGPHFFGPGNSHFYQSFNRNKRSITLNLKHPEGMAVLHELVRHADAVLDNLRGDLPDKLGLTYEHLKAVNPKIVCAHLSAYGRTGPRRAWPGYDYLMQAEAGYLSVTGEPDGPPARFGMSVVDMMTGLMTAFGLVSGVVGARASGKGSDVDVSLFDTALHNMTYLATWYLNGGHNQGREPRSAHPSLTPSQLYRTRDGWLFVMCNKEKFWPVFCDKIGKPEWGDDPRFRSFKDRLANREQLTVLLDEVLGQRDTAEWVEILGGAVPAAPVLDIAQSLENPFVRDSDRVADFSYPDGSAPDAKGKVRMLTGPVRIGGERLPTRPAPALGADTEDVLGRIGIGPERIAALREQGAL, encoded by the coding sequence GTGCTACCCCTCGAAGGCGTCACCGTCATCGCCGTGGAGCAATACGGCGCCGGCCCGTTCGGCACCATGCTGCTGGCCGATCTCGGGGCCGAAGTCATCAAGGTCGAGAATCCCGCCGAGGGCGGCGAGGTCGGCCGCCATGTCGGTCCCCATTTCTTCGGCCCCGGCAACAGCCACTTCTACCAGTCCTTCAACCGCAACAAGCGCAGCATCACCCTCAACCTGAAGCACCCCGAGGGCATGGCGGTGCTGCACGAGCTGGTGCGCCACGCCGACGCCGTGCTGGACAACCTGCGCGGCGACCTGCCGGACAAGCTGGGCCTCACCTACGAGCATCTGAAGGCGGTCAACCCCAAGATCGTCTGCGCCCACCTGTCCGCCTACGGGCGCACGGGGCCGCGGCGGGCCTGGCCGGGCTACGACTATCTGATGCAGGCGGAGGCCGGCTACCTGTCGGTGACCGGCGAGCCGGACGGCCCGCCCGCCCGCTTCGGCATGTCGGTGGTCGACATGATGACCGGCCTGATGACCGCCTTCGGCCTCGTCTCCGGCGTGGTCGGGGCGCGGGCCAGCGGCAAGGGCTCGGACGTCGACGTCAGCCTGTTCGACACGGCGCTGCACAACATGACCTACCTCGCCACCTGGTACCTCAACGGCGGCCACAACCAGGGACGGGAGCCGCGCTCCGCGCACCCCTCCCTGACCCCGTCGCAGCTCTACCGGACGCGCGACGGCTGGCTGTTCGTGATGTGCAACAAGGAGAAGTTCTGGCCGGTCTTCTGCGACAAGATCGGCAAGCCCGAATGGGGGGATGATCCGCGCTTCCGCAGCTTCAAGGACCGGCTGGCCAACCGCGAACAGCTCACCGTCCTGCTGGACGAGGTGCTCGGCCAGCGCGACACGGCGGAGTGGGTGGAGATCCTCGGCGGCGCCGTTCCCGCCGCCCCGGTCCTCGACATCGCCCAGTCACTGGAGAATCCCTTCGTCCGCGACAGCGACCGGGTGGCCGACTTCTCCTATCCGGACGGGTCCGCCCCAGACGCAAAAGGCAAGGTGCGGATGCTGACCGGGCCGGTGCGCATCGGCGGCGAG